The genomic segment AAACAGGCAGGTAAGTAAAATTATTCCACATCGGGTGGAGAAAAAGACCAACGATTAAATGGCTACGATCCTCCAATCTAGAAATTTTTTGGGACCATCCTCCATCCATGGTAAGGTCCATCAAATCAAAGGTCTGGAATTGGATCATAAAGATACTAAAAAAGAGAAGGATTTCTTGGTGTTGCTACCAAGAAACATGGAATGAATGGAATCCTCTTCTCATTCCACATAAAACAACTATATTACCTGTAATTCGTATGAGCGCCAGCTCCATTCCAATCTCCCTGGCAACACCAAACACAATATGAATGGAATCAAAATACAAAGAGAACCACAACAAGTtgtaaaacaatgaaaaaaaaaagaaaaagataggtGGCATCGAAAAATAAATTTACCTGGATAGGCTTCGGGTCAAATGAGAGAACAACGCCAGCAATCTCTGTAATCCTCTGTTTACATAGCAAATTGAACAATCTTACGACTAGTTTTACGAAATGTAGAATCATACATATAATtagattcttttaaaataagCAAGACATTCCATGTAATTCCCCTTTTCAGCCctatatatatcaaaattaagGTCTCCACAACAGCCATGGACTGTAATTCTCTGTTTACATAGCAAAGAGAACATATGAATCAAACATATACTATGATCCTTTTAAAAATCTCACACAAGCAACATTCCATCTTATAGGAATCATACATACAGTAGGAATCCCATAACAGGTTGTAGGAATCACATGTCTGGTACAATTCCTTTTGAGACTAATTTTAGAAAATGGAGACGGGAAACATACATATGGTAGGAATGCCTGTCTGTTTTTTCAGAATTACACCAGAACTACATTCAAATGAATAATTATTACTTGTGCAGGACCAAACCCGGAAACAATGGGCCACCCCATGAATTGTGTGGTTGCCGAACCATATGACAAATGGGAATGGGACTACCACACATGGGAATCTCGTATTAGATAGTAAAAGAATCAGGTTGCCATGTGGGCATCTGCAATTTACCTCAAGAATGTAGCGAGCGACCCATAGTTCATCACCGGCAGAGATACCAACGGCGGGGCCGACTTGGAATTCCCACTGCATGAGGAGCAAAGTTCAAGAACTGCATCGAATAATGAAGAGATGCAAGCAGACCAAATCTGTTAAAGAAAAGGATGGGTAAAATGGATTCTCACCTGGCCTGGCATGACTTCTCCATTTATGCCGCTGATGTTGATGCCAGCGTAAAGACAGGCCTTGTAGTGGGAATCCACTACGTCACGGCCGAATGCTTTGTCAGCACCAGCACCACAGTAGTATGGGCCCTGACCAATATTCACATAATTACGTAGATTAATCAGACATCCGCAAAAGAGAAAAATCATTTCTTGTTAGAGATGACCTTGTCCAAAGAACAAATAGAAGGGGTGAAAAAAATCATGATTAGAAAGAGAACATCACACAATGATATACAAACAAGCAGAGTTCTAGCACAGATCCAGCTTTCAGTGACCCAGATCATCCacctggtggaccccacagtggatGGGAAATATCTTATTTTTAACCATGCATTTAAGGCCAACGATCAGATGGCTAGAATTGTCCAACAGGGGTGTCATTTGCAGCGAGCATCACCCACCAAAGGTTGCCCTCAACAAATGAACAGCCTTGATCTCCAAAAAAAGGTGTCCCACtcataccaaaaataacaaaaatattggGTCTATTAGTCAACACATTATTTGATAACCAGGAATTCTAACTCAGCTCGGTTGACCAATGAGTCAAGACTCAAACGAGTCGACCTGGTGACTCGGCCGAATCTCATAAATTTGACCAGGTTGGTCATatgtttaatttaattttttttaaggataGATTTACAAATAACATATCATTTGATATTCATGTATTCAAAATACTAATTAATAGCatacattattttttttaaattggaAATAAAAAGGAGTAGAATCTAAGCAAGCATATTAATTGATAATGAATTGCTATTAAaaccaaatttctaaaaattactaagaaaaacaaagaaaatcagTTCATTAACAGCAAGTAATGTTGTTGATTTAGCTACTTTTCACAAAGGATCAACTTGGACCAAGTTTTATGACTTGCTGGCTCGGCTGACTCAACATAAAACTTGGCTGAGTTGACTAAAACTCAGTAAGTTATGAACAGGAATGATCCATATCATGAATCGGCCAGTTTTTCTACCGATCCGAGTTAACTCATACGAGCCACTGGTTGACTCACCGAGTTTTCAAACACCGAGTCAACATATCAAGAGATGGGAGACTCCAAGAAGAGACAATACCCATAAAAACAAAGAGCATGGCAAAAGATAACTAAATAAACATATAGAAAATATTCATGGAAATTGAAATTCATATGTTTGAAGGGATGAAAGGGTATGGTGTACCTGAGGACCAGGGTAACCTCCCACAGGCCATCCTATGGGCCATCTAACATCTTTCTGAAGAAGGGTATACTCTTGCTCTATTCCATACCtgatttccaaaaataaaaaatcagttcATTTGATAAAAACCCAATATAGAGAAGATAGCAAACAGGAAAACAAGGGAAATGATATTTACTTCCCCATCTTTTTATGCACAAGCTCCCTTTTGTCACTTCTCTTGGGACTAATCTAAGAGAACTGATCACATACAGGTAATGGTGCGATAACTTGCGGTACCGCACCATCTCTCATTACGGCATCCAtacatgaaaatggtaggccGCGGAGGGGCCCACTGGATGAGTGGAACATCCTGATTTTTGTCTCAGGTGATCTTCCTGGATACTACAAGTTGTGGTCCTTGCCTATATGTGATCTATAGTAGAAAAGAAGGGAGTGTGCATCAATAGGTGTGGCCCTATCGGgaagatcacatacatccaataACAACCAATAACATgaatgatcacatacatccaGTCCACACAAAAAAGGTGGCCCCATCTTCATCAGTCAGTGTAGAAACCATGCTGATCCACTAATCAAGGGGGCCACACTTGTACCCTGGATCAGATTGGGAACGTTCATCGATTTGTTGGTATTGGTCCCCTACCGAGGAGATCGGCCTGATCATGATCTTCAGGATAGGGCCCACCTCTTACAATAGATGGGATGAACTTAGCATTCCATGATTGTATGTGAACATTCCTCAAACAACAACAACGACAACCATAGCAAGCAAGATTTTGTAAGTGATCAAATGGCCTTGCTTCCATAATCCACTGTGATTCAGCCCCACGATTGTGCCGATGTATAAAAGTCATGATCTTATGTTATCATTCCTCAAACAACATCGACCACGACAACCATAAGCGTTCTTGTAAGTGGTAGAACGACCTTACTTCCATGTTCCAATATAATTCAGCACCCGTTGCACCGGTATACAAAATTCactaaatataataataaaataaaataaaataaaagggaataACAGAACATTAAATATAGAAAGGAACATTACCATGGAACCTCGGCCAGAACATCAGGATGGCTGAAAATCTTCGCAGCATTGTGTCTTTTGTTCGTTGGAATCGGCTCTCCAGCAGGTGTGTAAGCATCACACATCACCTTAAAAAaccatataaataaataaatacataaataaaatagttttatattattaataattattaattttgatttttttttaaaaaaaaagaaaaaaaaaaattacaaggaTATTGTTGCCTCTCCTAAATGGGTCCTTGAAAATGGCCTGAGGACTGttcattaaaaaacaaaaacaaaaagataagtaaaaataatcattaaaaatgcaaaagaaaaaaaaaatcaaaaatcaaactaaaataaAACTTACTATAGTATTACTTCACTATCTTCACCGGGAGCTTGACCAGTGCTGGAACCGTCGTAATTCCACTTGGGAAGCTTCTGAGGATCTGCAACCGGCCCCGGAAGCGTCTGTTCCaatcaagaaaacccaaaataaataaataaataaaacagaaaataaaaatacccAATAACTAAAACCAATCAAAACCCAATAAATCAATCCAACATCAAAAACCCAATTCAAAAcagttttaaaattaaaaaatacccTTGCTTTGCTTCTGATGTCCGTACCAGATGCTCCAAGCCTATTCAAGAACACATATTAACAAAAtatatttgaaaatgagagattggaaaaacaataaaaagaataacaaaaaTCCAAACCATATGTATTCGGCAATGATTTTCTTAGTGTAATCAGAGAGATTTAAGTTGATAAAATCTGAAA from the Magnolia sinica isolate HGM2019 unplaced genomic scaffold, MsV1 ctg322, whole genome shotgun sequence genome contains:
- the LOC131236225 gene encoding glutamine synthetase nodule isozyme isoform X1, with amino-acid sequence MSRLSDFINLNLSDYTKKIIAEYIWLGASGTDIRSKARTLPGPVADPQKLPKWNYDGSSTGQAPGEDSEVILYPQAIFKDPFRRGNNILVMCDAYTPAGEPIPTNKRHNAAKIFSHPDVLAEVPWYGIEQEYTLLQKDVRWPIGWPVGGYPGPQGPYYCGAGADKAFGRDVVDSHYKACLYAGINISGINGEVMPGQWEFQVGPAVGISAGDELWVARYILERITEIAGVVLSFDPKPIQGDWNGAGAHTNYSTKSMREDGGYEVIKKAIEKLGLKHKEHIAAYGEGNERRLTGRHETADINTFLWGVANRGASIRVGRDTEKAGKGYFEDRRPASNMDPYVVTSMIAETTILWKPT
- the LOC131236225 gene encoding glutamine synthetase nodule isozyme isoform X2, with amino-acid sequence MSRLSDFINLNLSDYTKKIIAEYIWLGASGTDIRSKARTLPGPVADPQKLPKWNYDGSSTGQAPGEDSEVILYPQAIFKDPFRRGNNILVMCDAYTPAGEPIPTNKRHNAAKIFSHPDVLAEVPWYGIEQEYTLLQKDVRWPIGWPVGGYPGPQGPYYCGAGADKAFGRDVVDSHYKACLYAGINISGINGEVMPGQWEFQVGPAVGISAGDELWVARYILERITEIAGVVLSFDPKPIQGDWNGAGAHTNYRPAD